The proteins below come from a single Sander lucioperca isolate FBNREF2018 unplaced genomic scaffold, SLUC_FBN_1.2 Unpl_30, whole genome shotgun sequence genomic window:
- the LOC118494556 gene encoding interferon-induced protein 44-like: protein MCFFVVSMPPSRTVSEPWRKISWGDNARDLQYVKEYKPGNKDIKHVRILLYGPNGAGKSSFIKSVSSVIRGRVTTPALTSDKSYSGTYETFKIREEEGNPESFCHFVFNDVMDLKDGDGISSDDIKLTLKGHVKEGYQFKPSSPLSDDDPGYNPRPSADDQVHVLVCVLSANSAEIPDSVLKKMADIREAASELGIPQMAIGTYIDLACPETENDLKNVYKSQNLKQKVKDFSAAVGVPENYVFPVKNYSDETDINDDVDTLILNALRQMINLGDDFIYKM, encoded by the exons ATGTGTTTCTTTGTAGTGTCGATGCCGCCTTCTCGCA CTGTGAGTGAACCATGGAGGAAAATATCTTGGGG AGACAATGCGAGGGATCTCCAGTATGTGAAGGAGTATAAGCCTGGAAACAAGGACATCAAACATGTCCGAATCCTTCTGTACGGACCCAACGGAGCTGGAAAGTCCAGCTTCATCAAGTCTGTCAGCAGCGTCATACGAGGCAGAGTGACTACTCCTGCTTTGACCTCTGACAAAAGTTACAGTGGAACA TATGAAACGTTTAAAatcagagaagaagaaggaaacCCAGAGTCATTCTGTCATTTTGTCTTCAATGACGTCATGGATCTGAAGGATGGAGATGGAATCAGTTCTGACGACATCAAGCTGACCCTGAAAGGACATGTGAAGGAGGGTTACCAG TTCAAGCCTTCCTCTCCACTGTCTGATGATGACCCAGGCTACAACCCCCGTCCCTCTGCAGACGACCAAGTTCATGTTCTGGTTTGTGTGCTTTCTGCTAACTCAGCAGAAATCCCAGACTCAGTTCTGAAGAAGATGGCAGACATCAGAGAGGCAGCCAGTGAGCTGG gGATTCCCCAAATGGCAATAGGCACCTACATTGATTTAGCCTGtcctgaaactgaaaatgatctGAAGAATGTGTACAAGAGCCAGAACCTGAAGCAAAAG GTGAAAGACTTCAGCGCAGCAGTGGGAGTCCCAGAGAACTACGTCTTTCCTGTGAAGAACTACAGTGATGAAACCGACATCAATGATGATGTCGACACTCTCATCCTGAACGCACTGAGACAAATGATCAACCTTGGAGACGACTtcatttacaaaatgtaa